The Acanthopagrus latus isolate v.2019 chromosome 6, fAcaLat1.1, whole genome shotgun sequence genome includes a region encoding these proteins:
- the LOC119020770 gene encoding transcription factor HES-2-like: MKPAEIRFSLQRPLQHRDPAMAPTITAAMTNSQEHLTLTHKLRKPLVEKLRRERINSSIEQLKSLLGPDFLKQQPDSKLEKADILEMTVCVLRRLQQQQHQQQRRLLNHVNKLQSSSDNNLTEADFSPLSSTVHTSITKDKSPDNSALWRPW; the protein is encoded by the exons ATGAAGCCAGCAGAGATCAGATTCTCTCTACAGAGACCTCTACAGCACAGAGATCCAGCCATGGCACCTACAATCACTGCAGCAATGACCAATTCTCAGGAGCATCTCACTCTGACCCACAAG ctcagaaaGCCTCTGGTGGAGAAGTTACGCAGAGAGCGAATCAACAGCAGCATCGAGCAGCTCAAGTCTCTCCTGGGTCCAGACTtcctcaaacagcagccagactcCAAGCTGGAGAAAGCAGACATCCTGGAGATGACAGTTTGTGTCCTGAgacgactgcagcagcagcagcatcaacagcagagaagacTGCTGAACCACGTCAACAAGCTGCAGTCTTCCTCTGACAACAACCTGACAGAGGCTGACTTCTCTCCTCTGAGCTCCACAGTCCACACCAGCATCACCAAAGACAAGAGTCCAGACAACAGCGCCCTCTGGAGGCCGTGGTAG